One genomic window of Medicago truncatula cultivar Jemalong A17 chromosome 1, MtrunA17r5.0-ANR, whole genome shotgun sequence includes the following:
- the LOC25483515 gene encoding zinc finger CCCH domain-containing protein 44, protein MDARKRGRVDAALNGSVKKTKQEMDSTGVGSKTKPCTKFFSIAGCPFGEGCHFSHHVPGGYNAVAQMMNLKPAAPPRNVAAPPPVSNNGSAQHAVKSRICNKFNSLEGCKFGDKCHFAHGEWELGKPFAPSVDDHRLMAPTNVGRMPGRVEAPSGLGGTSFGANSTAKISVEASLAGAIIGKGGVHSKQICRQTGVKFSIRDHETDPNLRNIELEGTFDQIAQASNMVKDLLLTLSVSAPPKSTPGAPAGGGPAAPGRNIKTKLCENFAKGSCTFGERCHFAHGAAELRKLGV, encoded by the exons ATGGATGCCCGCAAACGAGGGAGGGTTGATGCTGCTCTTAACGGCTCCGTCAAGAAAACCAAACAAG AAATGGACTCAACTGGTGTAGGAAGCAAAACGAAGCCTTGTACCAAGTTTTTCAG CATTGCTGGCTGTCCATTTGGTGAGGGTTGTCACTTCTCGCATCATGTTCCCGGTGGTTATAATGCTGTTGCCCAGATGATGAATCTAAAACCTGCTGCACCTCCTAGAAATGTTGCCGCCCCACCGCCAGTCTCTAACAATGGTTCTGCACAACATGCTGTTAAAAGCCGCATATGTAACAAGTTTAATTCTCTTGAAGGCTGCAAATTTGGTGACAAGTGCCATTTTGCCCATGGTGAATGGGAACTCGGTAAACCTTTTGCTCCATCAGTTGATGATCACCGTCTAATGGCACCTACAAATGTTGGTCGTATGCCTGGTCGAGTTGAGGCTCCTTCTGGTCTGGGCGGTACTAGCTTTGGTGCCAATTCCACTGCCAAGATCAGTGTAGAAGCTTCTTTGGCTGGAGCTATCATTGGAAAGGGTGGTGTGCACTCGAAGCAGATATGTCGCCAAACAGGAGTCAAATTTTCAATTCGAGACCATGAAACTGACCCAAATCTTAGAAACATTGAACTTGAGGGAACGTTTGATCAAATTGCACAAGCAAGTAACATGGTAAAAGATTTACTTTTGACTCTATCAGTGTCTGCCCCACCTAAATCCACCCCGGGTGCTCCTGCTGGTGGTGGCCCAGCTGCACCTGGAAGAAACATCAAGACCAAGCTGTGTGAGAATTTTGCTAAAGGATCCTGCACATTTGGAGAAAGATGTCACTTTGCCCATGGAGCTGCTGAATTGCGAAAGCTAGGAGTCTAA
- the LOC25483516 gene encoding 11 kDa late embryogenesis abundant protein produces MQAARKAVETIKETAANIGASAKSGLEKTKATVQEKNERMSASDPMQKEMATDKKEERIHQAEMEKQEARDHNAKMSASAVGHVTEGGHPHTHTTTGPTTETATGYSTIGDYGSGQSLATDHSSTTPGLGYGLGLGHGLGNEEVVMGSHPIETNTGIGGTTKAHSVRVHGTAPGSGPTTNN; encoded by the exons ATGCAGGCAGCAAGGAAAGCAGTTGAGACCATTAAGGAAACAGCAGCCAACATTGGTGCATCTGCCAAGTCTGGCTTGGAGAAGACCAAAGCCACCGTCCAAGAAAAG AATGAGAGGATGAGTGCAAGTGACCCAATGCAAAAGGAAATGGCAACAGACAAGAAAGAAGAGAGGATCCACCAGGCAGAGATGGAGAAACAAGAGGCACGTGACCATAATGCTAAAATGTCTGCAAGTGCTGTTGGTCACGTGACTGAGGGAGGACACCCCCACACCCACACCACCACTGGCCCTACCACTGAAACTGCTACTGGATACTCCACCATTGGTGACTATGGATCTGGACAATCATTGGCCACTGATCACTCATCAACAACTCCTGGGCTTGGGTATGGGCTTGGGCTTGGGCATGGGCTTGGGAATGAAGAGGTTGTGATGGGCTCACACCCAATTGAGACCAACACTGGAATTGGTGGCACAACCAAGGCTCATAGTGTTCGTGTGCATGGAACTGCCCCTGGGAGTGGACCTACTACTAATAATTAG